A single genomic interval of Streptomyces showdoensis harbors:
- a CDS encoding non-ribosomal peptide synthetase — MTVAIPSTRTVADLLLQAAEAHPGSGVLYHEGDAGAAAAHLQPYPELVHEARRVLTGLRARGLAPQDKVVLLLERPQEFLTAFWACLLGGYVPVPMAPLGGDPERWAAQLGHVHTLLDGPLVVTNDSLAAELPRVDGLAVTALDTLYGADPADLLHEAAPEDTALLVLTSGSTGNSKAVRLTHANLIASMAGKNTAHRIGSEDTSLNWVSFDHVAALLECHLLPLSVGATQLHVEAAVVLGEPLDFLRLISRYGVTMTFTPNFLLGLLNASADRLDEHGPVDLSKLRHIISGGEAVVRTTGEAFLAHFAPYGLAGDTLWPAFGMTETCAGSIYSREFPASDQGQEFANLGRPVDGLRIRVADERDRPLGEGETGELQLLGPMITPGYHNNEQATKDAFTADGWFRSGDLGRIDDGRLTLVGRSKDSIIVNGVNYFSHDIETLLQELDDVARSYVAAFPTRAPGSDTEQLVVAFHPEVEEGDELALYRVLSAVRASVVMHWGFRPSLILPLPKEAFPKTSLGKIQRPLMRKRLEAGAYAETADAVADLILRRLGGYTAPEGETETVLAGIYAEMFDTDPAKLSATANFFDLGGTSLDILRLRSLVARRLGANDLQIITVLMAPTVRALAARLAEDAAGGAAERPYDPIVPMQVVGDKTPLFCVHPGVGEVLVFVNLAKYFVGDRPFYALRARGFNPGEKPFESFEEMVSTYVAAIREKQPHGPYAVAGYSYGGAVAFEIAKVLEAEGERVDFIGSFNLPPHIKYRMDELDFVETAANLAFFLALIDKKQSLELPKQLGHLSKEEQLAYFIEHAPQARLAELDLDLAKFTAWAELADGLTDLGRSYAPSGRVRGMSVFYAIPLRGTKEDWLNNELSRWKEHADDVTFIDVPGEHYTLMGPQHVAGFQSILRKELDRALGDGK, encoded by the coding sequence ATGACCGTGGCCATCCCATCGACCCGGACCGTCGCGGACCTGCTGCTCCAGGCCGCGGAGGCACACCCCGGCTCCGGAGTCCTCTACCACGAGGGCGACGCCGGTGCCGCGGCCGCGCACCTCCAGCCGTACCCGGAGCTGGTGCACGAGGCCCGCCGGGTCCTCACCGGGCTGCGCGCCCGCGGGCTCGCCCCGCAGGACAAGGTCGTCCTGCTCCTGGAGCGCCCGCAGGAGTTCCTCACCGCCTTCTGGGCCTGCCTCCTCGGCGGCTACGTGCCCGTGCCGATGGCCCCGCTCGGCGGCGACCCGGAGCGCTGGGCCGCCCAGCTCGGCCACGTCCACACCCTGCTCGACGGGCCGCTGGTCGTCACCAACGACAGCCTGGCCGCCGAGCTGCCCCGCGTCGACGGCCTCGCCGTCACCGCCCTGGACACGCTGTACGGCGCCGATCCGGCCGACCTGCTGCACGAGGCGGCCCCCGAGGACACCGCGCTGCTCGTCCTCACCTCCGGCTCCACCGGCAACTCCAAGGCCGTCCGGCTCACCCACGCCAACCTGATCGCCTCCATGGCGGGCAAGAACACCGCCCACCGCATCGGCTCCGAGGACACCTCGCTCAACTGGGTCTCCTTCGACCACGTCGCCGCGCTCCTGGAGTGCCACCTGCTGCCGCTCTCCGTCGGCGCCACCCAGCTGCACGTCGAGGCGGCCGTCGTCCTCGGCGAACCGCTCGACTTCCTGCGGCTGATCTCCCGCTACGGCGTCACCATGACCTTCACCCCGAACTTCCTGCTCGGGCTGCTCAACGCCTCGGCCGACCGGCTCGACGAGCACGGCCCCGTCGACCTGTCGAAGCTGCGGCACATCATCAGCGGCGGCGAGGCCGTGGTCCGCACCACCGGCGAGGCCTTCCTGGCCCACTTCGCCCCGTACGGACTGGCCGGCGACACCCTGTGGCCCGCGTTCGGCATGACCGAGACCTGCGCCGGCTCCATCTACTCGCGCGAGTTCCCCGCCTCCGACCAGGGGCAGGAGTTCGCCAACCTCGGCCGCCCGGTCGACGGCCTGCGGATCCGCGTCGCCGACGAGCGGGACCGGCCGCTGGGCGAGGGCGAGACCGGCGAGCTCCAGCTCCTCGGCCCGATGATCACGCCCGGCTACCACAACAACGAGCAGGCCACGAAGGACGCCTTCACCGCCGACGGCTGGTTCCGCAGCGGCGACCTGGGCCGGATCGACGACGGGCGGCTCACCCTCGTCGGCCGCAGCAAGGACAGCATCATCGTCAACGGCGTCAACTACTTCAGCCACGACATCGAGACCCTGCTCCAGGAGCTCGACGACGTCGCCCGCTCCTACGTCGCCGCCTTCCCCACCCGGGCCCCCGGCTCCGACACCGAGCAGCTCGTCGTCGCCTTCCACCCCGAGGTCGAGGAGGGCGACGAACTCGCCCTCTACCGCGTCCTGTCCGCGGTCCGGGCCAGCGTCGTCATGCACTGGGGCTTCCGCCCCTCGCTGATCCTCCCGCTGCCGAAGGAGGCCTTCCCGAAGACCAGCCTCGGCAAGATCCAGCGCCCGCTCATGCGCAAGCGGCTCGAAGCCGGGGCGTACGCGGAGACCGCCGACGCCGTCGCCGACCTGATCCTGCGCCGCCTCGGCGGCTACACCGCGCCCGAGGGCGAGACCGAGACGGTCCTCGCCGGGATCTACGCGGAGATGTTCGACACCGACCCGGCCAAGCTGAGCGCCACCGCCAACTTCTTCGACCTCGGCGGCACCTCGCTCGACATCCTGCGGCTGCGCAGCCTGGTCGCCCGCCGCCTCGGCGCGAACGACCTCCAGATCATCACCGTCCTGATGGCCCCGACCGTCCGCGCGCTGGCCGCCCGGCTCGCCGAGGACGCGGCCGGCGGAGCGGCGGAACGCCCGTACGACCCGATCGTGCCCATGCAGGTGGTCGGCGACAAGACGCCGCTGTTCTGCGTCCACCCCGGCGTCGGCGAGGTCCTCGTCTTCGTCAACCTCGCCAAGTACTTCGTCGGCGACCGGCCCTTCTACGCGCTGCGCGCCCGCGGCTTCAACCCCGGCGAGAAGCCCTTCGAGAGCTTCGAGGAGATGGTGAGCACCTACGTCGCCGCCATCCGCGAGAAGCAGCCGCACGGCCCGTACGCCGTGGCCGGCTACTCGTACGGCGGCGCCGTCGCCTTCGAGATCGCCAAGGTGCTGGAGGCCGAGGGCGAGCGGGTCGACTTCATCGGCAGCTTCAACCTGCCCCCGCACATCAAGTACCGCATGGACGAGCTGGACTTCGTCGAGACCGCCGCCAACCTGGCCTTCTTCCTCGCCCTCATCGACAAGAAGCAGTCGCTGGAGCTGCCCAAGCAGCTGGGCCACCTGTCGAAGGAGGAGCAGCTGGCCTACTTCATCGAGCACGCGCCGCAGGCCCGGCTCGCCGAACTCGACCTGGACCTGGCCAAGTTCACCGCCTGGGCCGAACTCGCCGACGGCCTCACCGACCTCGGCCGCAGCTACGCGCCCTCCGGGCGCGTCCGCGGCATGTCCGTCTTCTACGCGATACCGCTGCGCGGCACCAAGGAGGACTGGCTCAACAACGAGCTGAGCCGCTGGAAGGAGCACGCCGACGACGTCACCTTCATCGACGTCCCCGGCGAGCACTACACGCTGATGGGCCCGCAGCACGTGGCCGGCTTCCAGTCGATCCTCCGCAAGGAGCTCGACCGGGCGCTCGGCGACGGCAAGTAA
- a CDS encoding 4'-phosphopantetheinyl transferase family protein: MQAEAWFLEVDATVSADALDTTALDAHERHRAASFLRASDRTLYTVAHLALRTLLARSLGERPEELVFGREPCPCCGAAHGRPVLAVPEPPLHFSLSHTEGLVLVALAPVPVGADAQRRPAPEAVPGLLAALHPGERAAVAAEPGAAARAAAFGRLWARKEAYLKGLGTGLGRDTTLDDLGTDPAGWTVDDLPCGPRHHAAVALRAPRSVSGPPLPHHVPSLTEL, translated from the coding sequence ATGCAGGCCGAAGCCTGGTTCCTGGAGGTGGACGCCACCGTGTCCGCCGACGCCCTCGACACCACCGCCCTCGACGCCCACGAGCGCCACCGCGCCGCGTCCTTCCTCCGGGCCTCCGACCGCACCCTGTACACGGTGGCCCACCTCGCGCTCCGCACCCTCCTCGCGCGGTCGCTCGGCGAGCGCCCCGAGGAGCTGGTCTTCGGGCGCGAGCCCTGCCCCTGCTGCGGCGCCGCGCACGGGCGCCCGGTGCTCGCCGTCCCCGAACCGCCGCTGCACTTCTCCCTGTCGCACACCGAGGGCCTGGTCCTCGTCGCCCTCGCCCCCGTTCCCGTCGGCGCCGACGCCCAGCGCCGCCCCGCGCCCGAGGCCGTGCCCGGACTGCTGGCCGCCCTCCACCCAGGCGAACGCGCCGCGGTCGCCGCCGAGCCCGGCGCCGCGGCGCGGGCCGCCGCCTTCGGCCGGCTCTGGGCGCGCAAGGAGGCGTACCTCAAGGGACTCGGCACCGGGCTCGGCCGCGACACCACCCTGGACGACCTCGGCACCGACCCGGCCGGCTGGACCGTGGACGACCTGCCCTGCGGCCCCCGCCACCACGCCGCCGTCGCCCTGCGCGCGCCCCGCTCCGTCAGCGGCCCCCCGCTGCCCCACCACGTGCCGTCCCTGACCGAGCTCTGA
- a CDS encoding response regulator transcription factor: MSQRTQEKPKPLIPDVYIDRDSVGCDSWRILVVESELRYAESLVTGLRRHGHQVSTVETGGAALQVYTSADLVLIDLELPDLDGLEVCRAIRAAGDTPIIAVTARGSELDRVLGLQAGADDYMVKPYGFRELMARMQAVMRRSRPRPRAVDVIDQGPLRIDAGARQVSLDGKQIDVTRKEFDVLYLLASNPGNVVPRKRLMQQIWGDSWSRRTVDTHVSSLRNKLGCRDWIVTIRGVGFKLGKV; the protein is encoded by the coding sequence ATGAGTCAGCGTACGCAGGAAAAACCGAAACCTCTCATACCCGACGTTTATATCGACCGGGATTCCGTCGGCTGCGACAGCTGGCGGATCCTCGTGGTGGAGAGCGAGCTCCGGTACGCGGAGTCGCTCGTGACGGGGCTGCGCCGGCACGGCCACCAGGTGTCGACGGTCGAGACCGGCGGCGCCGCGCTCCAGGTCTACACCTCGGCCGACCTGGTCCTGATCGATCTCGAACTGCCCGATCTCGACGGCCTTGAGGTGTGTCGGGCGATTCGCGCCGCCGGTGACACCCCGATCATCGCGGTCACCGCCCGCGGCTCCGAACTCGACCGGGTCCTCGGCCTCCAGGCCGGCGCCGACGACTACATGGTCAAGCCGTACGGATTCCGCGAACTCATGGCCCGCATGCAGGCCGTCATGCGCCGGTCCAGGCCCCGGCCGCGCGCCGTCGACGTCATCGACCAGGGGCCGCTGCGTATTGACGCCGGTGCCCGCCAGGTCAGCCTCGACGGAAAGCAGATCGACGTCACCCGAAAAGAGTTCGACGTCCTTTATCTGCTCGCCTCGAATCCCGGAAACGTCGTCCCCCGTAAAAGGCTCATGCAGCAGATATGGGGGGATTCCTGGTCCCGCAGAACCGTGGACACCCATGTGAGCAGCCTCCGCAACAAGCTCGGCTGTCGGGACTGGATCGTCACCATTCGCGGTGTCGGTTTCAAGCTCGGCAAAGTGTAA
- a CDS encoding Ku protein, with protein MRSIWNGAISFGLVSIPIKLVNATESRSVSFRQIHTEDGGRIRYRKVCELDGEEVSPAEIGKAYEDADGSMIPITDEDLAALPLPTAKTIEIVAFVPAGEIDPLQMDAAYYLSANGVPAAKPYTLLREALKRSDKVAVAKYALRGRERLGMLRVVDDVIAMHGLLWPDEIRAPEGVAPETPVTVREAELDLADALMATLGEVDITGLHDDYREAVEEMIAAKAEGGAGLAPAEPEAAGGGQVIDLMAALESSVRAAKEARGEPAAEAATEAATEAVAEVTELKPRKKAARAPASPKETGAKKSTARTAAKRTAAAPARKSTAKTARTARTAGAAGAASGGAAAKSTAKGAAKSTAKGAVKSTAKTAAKTAASGAATKKRTAKAAQPAKKAAPRKRSA; from the coding sequence GTGCGATCCATCTGGAACGGCGCCATATCCTTCGGGCTGGTCAGCATCCCGATCAAGCTGGTGAACGCGACCGAGAGCCGGTCGGTCTCCTTCCGCCAGATCCACACCGAGGACGGCGGCCGCATCCGCTACCGCAAGGTGTGCGAGCTCGACGGGGAGGAGGTCTCCCCGGCGGAGATCGGCAAGGCGTACGAGGACGCCGACGGGTCCATGATCCCGATCACCGACGAGGACCTGGCCGCCCTGCCGCTCCCGACGGCGAAGACCATCGAGATCGTCGCCTTCGTCCCGGCCGGGGAGATCGACCCGCTCCAGATGGACGCCGCGTACTACCTCTCCGCGAACGGGGTGCCCGCCGCCAAGCCGTACACCCTGCTCCGCGAGGCGCTGAAGCGCAGCGACAAGGTGGCGGTGGCCAAGTACGCGCTGCGCGGGCGGGAGCGGCTCGGCATGCTGCGGGTGGTGGACGACGTGATCGCCATGCACGGGCTGCTGTGGCCCGACGAGATCCGGGCCCCGGAGGGCGTGGCCCCCGAGACCCCGGTCACCGTGCGGGAGGCCGAACTCGACCTGGCGGACGCCCTGATGGCCACCCTGGGCGAGGTCGACATCACCGGCCTGCACGACGACTACCGGGAGGCCGTCGAGGAGATGATCGCCGCGAAGGCCGAGGGCGGCGCGGGCCTGGCGCCCGCCGAGCCCGAGGCGGCCGGCGGCGGTCAGGTCATCGACCTGATGGCGGCCCTGGAGAGCAGCGTCCGCGCGGCGAAGGAGGCCCGGGGCGAACCGGCCGCGGAGGCGGCCACGGAGGCGGCCACGGAGGCGGTCGCCGAGGTGACCGAGCTCAAGCCGCGCAAGAAGGCGGCGCGGGCGCCCGCCAGCCCCAAGGAGACGGGCGCGAAGAAGTCCACGGCCCGGACGGCGGCGAAGAGGACGGCGGCGGCCCCGGCCCGCAAGTCGACGGCCAAGACGGCCAGGACGGCCAGGACGGCGGGTGCGGCCGGGGCGGCTTCCGGCGGGGCCGCGGCGAAGAGTACGGCGAAGGGCGCGGCGAAGAGTACGGCGAAGGGCGCGGTCAAGAGCACCGCGAAGACGGCCGCGAAGACCGCCGCGAGCGGGGCCGCGACGAAGAAGCGGACCGCCAAGGCGGCGCAGCCGGCGAAGAAGGCGGCCCCGCGCAAGCGCTCCGCGTGA
- the ligD gene encoding non-homologous end-joining DNA ligase — protein MTPITEVEGRRLALSNLDKVLHPATGTTKGELLHYYATVGAAILPHLRDRPVSFLRYPDGPDGQLFFTKNPPPGTPAWVKTAPVPRSEDPRARQVMVQDLASLMWAANLVVEFHTPQWRAGAPAVADRLVLDLDPGPPASVVECCLVARHLRERLAADGLTAYPKTSGAKGLHLLVPLEPTPSERVSAYARRLAVEAEAELPGLVVHRMAKALRRGKVFVDHSQNAAAKTTATPYTLRARPLPAVSAPVTWAEVEACASPDRLVLLLDDIAPRLERYGELLAPLFDPAVAGALP, from the coding sequence ATGACGCCCATCACAGAGGTGGAGGGGCGGCGGCTGGCGCTCAGCAACCTGGACAAGGTCCTCCACCCCGCCACCGGCACCACCAAGGGCGAGCTGCTGCACTACTACGCCACCGTCGGGGCCGCGATCCTGCCCCATCTGCGCGACCGCCCGGTCTCCTTCCTGCGCTACCCGGACGGCCCCGACGGCCAGCTCTTCTTCACCAAGAACCCGCCGCCCGGCACCCCCGCCTGGGTGAAGACCGCCCCCGTCCCCCGCTCCGAGGACCCGCGGGCCCGGCAGGTGATGGTCCAGGACCTGGCCTCGCTGATGTGGGCGGCCAACCTGGTCGTCGAGTTCCACACCCCCCAGTGGCGGGCGGGCGCCCCGGCCGTCGCCGACCGGCTGGTCCTCGACCTCGACCCGGGGCCGCCCGCGAGCGTGGTCGAGTGCTGTCTGGTCGCCCGCCACCTGCGGGAACGGCTCGCGGCCGACGGCCTCACGGCCTACCCGAAGACCTCCGGCGCGAAGGGGCTGCACCTGCTCGTCCCGCTGGAACCGACCCCGTCCGAGCGGGTCTCCGCGTACGCCCGCCGGCTCGCCGTCGAGGCGGAGGCGGAGCTCCCCGGGCTGGTGGTCCACCGGATGGCCAAGGCGCTGCGCCGGGGGAAGGTCTTCGTCGACCACAGCCAGAACGCCGCCGCGAAGACCACCGCCACCCCCTACACCCTGCGGGCCCGCCCGCTCCCCGCCGTGTCGGCGCCGGTCACCTGGGCGGAGGTCGAGGCCTGCGCCTCTCCGGACCGGCTGGTCCTGCTCCTCGACGACATCGCCCCGCGCCTGGAGCGGTACGGGGAGCTGCTCGCCCCGCTCTTCGACCCGGCGGTGGCGGGAGCACTGCCGTGA
- a CDS encoding class F sortase yields MRRTPRRPAPRPAPRPTPSRTPGAAAPGRRHRLLAGSALALTVAGGAVVGCAGQGAAALAPDVRMPHASAAPADRRAAPPMAASEPVRLVVPAAGVDAGPVLRLGLDPDRELQVPSAEQADRPGWYTGSVTPGERGAAVLVAHYDTARGPALLRDVARIKTGDPIEVGRADGTTARFAVREIQQVDKKDFPTNKVYGKTDRPELRLITCGGPVRDGHRTDNIILFADLVK; encoded by the coding sequence ATGCGCCGCACGCCCCGCCGCCCCGCACCCCGCCCCGCACCCCGCCCCACCCCCTCCCGCACGCCCGGTGCCGCGGCCCCCGGCCGCCGCCACCGGCTCCTCGCCGGGAGCGCGCTCGCCCTGACCGTGGCGGGCGGCGCGGTCGTGGGCTGCGCGGGCCAGGGGGCGGCGGCCCTGGCGCCGGACGTGCGGATGCCGCACGCGTCCGCGGCCCCCGCGGACCGCCGGGCCGCGCCCCCGATGGCGGCATCCGAGCCGGTCCGGCTGGTGGTCCCGGCGGCCGGCGTGGACGCCGGGCCCGTACTGCGCCTCGGCCTGGACCCGGACCGGGAGCTCCAGGTGCCCTCCGCCGAGCAGGCGGATCGGCCCGGCTGGTACACAGGGAGCGTGACACCGGGCGAGCGCGGGGCCGCCGTCCTGGTGGCGCACTACGACACGGCCCGGGGTCCGGCGCTGCTGCGGGACGTGGCGAGGATCAAGACGGGCGACCCGATCGAGGTGGGGCGGGCGGACGGCACGACGGCCCGGTTCGCGGTCCGCGAGATACAGCAGGTAGACAAAAAGGACTTCCCTACGAATAAGGTCTATGGGAAGACCGACCGCCCCGAGCTCCGCCTCATCACCTGCGGAGGCCCGGTCCGGGACGGTCACCGGACGGACAACATCATCCTCTTCGCCGACCTGGTGAAGTGA
- a CDS encoding sensor histidine kinase, producing MRRPRLPAWTATLTWKAAVFITVMCCALAALLGVLVHVSVAGQTVKDSRDKALGRLDEVSRLYESGEPLPRFAGVDPEGLPGSLRALAARGDRGTMVTEYQGRPTMWAAGPADGKALAVRVDYTSSAATIDGLDRSILGSSVLAIGATLLVGAFAVTRITRRLHLTAQVARRISAGDLDARVNDPRTEDPSRPQDEVATVSGALDTMASSLQRKLQTEQRFTADVAHELRTPLTGLSAAAELLPEGRPSELVRDRVQAMRGLTEDLLEISRLDAGTETVDLAVHDLGPLAERVVRASGTATEVRITRDATVETDKRRLERVLGNLVANAHRHGLPPVVLSVDGPVVTVRDHGEGYPEYLLAAGPQRFRTESGGKGHGLGLTIAVGQAEVIGAELVFANAPDGGAVARLALPEYVRFADPDGEADDGAVDGARGETDGGARGETDGRAAGSAGS from the coding sequence GTGAGACGTCCCCGCCTGCCCGCCTGGACCGCGACCCTCACCTGGAAGGCCGCGGTCTTCATCACCGTCATGTGCTGCGCGCTGGCCGCGCTGCTCGGCGTGCTCGTCCACGTGTCGGTGGCGGGCCAGACGGTGAAGGACTCCCGGGACAAGGCGCTCGGCAGGCTCGACGAGGTGAGCAGGCTGTACGAGTCGGGCGAGCCGCTCCCCCGCTTCGCCGGGGTCGACCCGGAGGGACTGCCCGGCTCGCTGCGGGCGCTCGCGGCCCGCGGCGACCGGGGCACCATGGTCACCGAGTACCAGGGCCGGCCGACGATGTGGGCGGCGGGCCCGGCGGACGGCAAGGCCCTCGCCGTCCGGGTCGACTACACCTCCAGCGCCGCCACCATCGACGGTCTCGACCGCTCGATCCTCGGCTCCTCGGTGCTCGCCATCGGCGCCACCCTGCTCGTCGGCGCCTTCGCCGTCACCCGGATCACCCGGCGGCTGCACCTGACCGCGCAGGTGGCCCGGCGGATCAGCGCCGGCGACCTCGACGCCCGCGTCAACGACCCCCGTACCGAGGACCCTTCACGCCCCCAGGACGAGGTGGCGACGGTCTCCGGAGCCCTGGACACGATGGCCTCCTCGCTCCAGCGCAAGCTCCAGACCGAGCAGCGCTTCACCGCCGACGTGGCGCACGAGCTGCGCACCCCGCTGACCGGCCTGTCCGCCGCGGCCGAACTGCTGCCCGAGGGGCGGCCGTCCGAGCTGGTGCGGGACCGGGTGCAGGCCATGCGCGGACTCACGGAGGACCTGCTGGAGATCTCGCGGCTCGACGCGGGCACCGAGACGGTCGACCTCGCGGTGCACGACCTCGGCCCGCTGGCCGAGCGGGTGGTGCGCGCCTCCGGCACCGCGACGGAGGTGCGGATCACCCGGGACGCCACGGTGGAGACGGACAAGCGGCGGCTGGAGCGGGTGCTCGGCAACCTGGTCGCCAACGCCCACCGGCACGGGCTGCCGCCGGTGGTGCTGAGCGTGGACGGGCCGGTCGTGACGGTGCGGGACCACGGCGAGGGTTATCCGGAGTACCTGCTGGCCGCGGGCCCGCAGCGGTTCCGCACGGAGAGCGGTGGCAAGGGCCACGGGCTCGGGCTGACCATCGCGGTGGGCCAGGCCGAGGTGATCGGCGCCGAGCTGGTGTTCGCCAACGCGCCGGACGGCGGGGCGGTGGCCCGGCTGGCCCTCCCGGAGTACGTGCGGTTCGCGGACCCGGACGGCGAAGCGGACGACGGGGCGGTCGACGGGGCGCGCGGCGAGACGGACGGCGGGGCGCGCGGCGAGACGGACGGCCGGGCCGCGGGAAGCGCGGGAAGCTGA
- a CDS encoding FtsW/RodA/SpoVE family cell cycle protein yields the protein MTAPPPTNTKDARDAPPPGLRIPKRRGVELSLLVCAVLICVYGYAEVGLARSGAVPPDAARYGAGLGLLALLAHLAVRWRAPYADPLLLPIAVLLNGLGLVLIYRLDLETPGDRAAPTQLVWSTLGVGLFIVVVLLLRDHRLLQRYAYLSVATALGLMILPIFFPAVNGAKIWIRVGGLSFQPGEFAKILLAVFFAAYLAANRNALAYTGRTVWRLQFPTGRVLGPIVAIWLLSVGVLVLERDLGTSLLFFGLFVIMLYVATGRTGWIAVGLVLAAAGAFLVGSLEPHVHSRVQDWLDPFASIRAGDGPGQLAQSLFAFAAGGMLGAGLGLGHSVLIGFAAKSDFILATAGEELGLVGLTALFLLYALLVARGYRAGLALRDPFGRLLAIGLASILALQVFVIAGGVMGLIPLTGMAMPFLAQGGSSVVTNWIIVALLVRVSDSARTPRPDMADGGVIAPITEDER from the coding sequence ATGACCGCACCGCCGCCGACGAACACGAAGGACGCGCGGGACGCTCCCCCGCCGGGGCTGCGCATCCCCAAGCGCCGCGGCGTGGAACTCTCCCTCCTCGTCTGCGCCGTCCTCATCTGCGTCTACGGCTACGCCGAGGTCGGCCTCGCCCGCAGCGGCGCCGTGCCGCCGGACGCCGCCCGGTACGGCGCCGGGCTCGGCCTGCTCGCCCTGCTCGCGCACCTCGCGGTCCGGTGGCGCGCCCCCTACGCCGACCCGCTGCTGCTGCCGATCGCCGTGCTGCTCAACGGACTCGGCCTGGTCCTCATCTACCGGCTCGACCTGGAGACCCCCGGCGACCGGGCGGCCCCCACCCAGCTGGTGTGGTCGACCCTCGGCGTCGGCCTGTTCATCGTGGTCGTGCTGCTCCTCCGCGACCACCGGCTGCTCCAGCGCTACGCGTACCTCTCGGTGGCCACGGCCCTCGGCCTGATGATCCTGCCGATCTTCTTCCCCGCCGTGAACGGGGCCAAGATCTGGATCCGCGTCGGCGGACTCTCCTTCCAGCCCGGGGAGTTCGCCAAGATCCTGCTCGCCGTCTTCTTCGCCGCGTACCTCGCCGCCAACCGCAACGCGCTGGCCTACACCGGCCGCACGGTCTGGCGGCTCCAGTTCCCCACCGGCCGCGTCCTCGGCCCGATCGTCGCGATCTGGCTGCTCAGCGTCGGGGTCCTGGTCCTGGAACGCGACCTGGGCACCTCGCTGCTCTTCTTCGGCCTGTTCGTGATCATGCTGTACGTGGCGACCGGCCGCACCGGCTGGATCGCGGTCGGCCTCGTCCTCGCCGCGGCGGGCGCCTTCCTGGTCGGCTCCCTCGAACCGCACGTCCACAGCAGGGTCCAGGACTGGCTCGACCCCTTCGCCTCGATCCGCGCCGGGGACGGTCCGGGCCAGCTCGCCCAGTCCCTGTTCGCCTTCGCGGCGGGCGGGATGCTCGGCGCGGGCCTCGGCCTCGGCCACTCCGTCCTCATCGGCTTCGCGGCCAAGTCGGACTTCATCCTGGCCACCGCCGGCGAGGAGCTGGGCCTGGTCGGCCTGACCGCCCTGTTCCTCCTGTACGCCCTGCTCGTCGCCCGCGGCTACCGCGCCGGCCTCGCCCTGCGCGACCCCTTCGGCCGGCTCCTCGCCATCGGCCTCGCCTCGATCCTGGCCCTCCAGGTCTTCGTCATCGCCGGCGGGGTGATGGGCCTGATCCCGCTCACCGGCATGGCGATGCCGTTCCTCGCCCAGGGCGGCTCCTCGGTCGTCACCAACTGGATCATCGTGGCCCTCCTGGTCCGGGTCTCCGACTCGGCCCGGACCCCGCGCCCGGACATGGCGGACGGCGGGGTGATCGCCCCGATCACGGAGGACGAAAGATGA